In the genome of Electrophorus electricus isolate fEleEle1 chromosome 21, fEleEle1.pri, whole genome shotgun sequence, the window CCAAGTCTTGGTAAGGAAACACGAACGAACTGGTATCACTCACTGGTGTAAGACAGAAGTCAGTGCCGGTGTACTGTAATGTCACCAAACACCAGATGTTTCAGCAGTATGGCACTGTATGTggcctccacccacctcccctTAACTtccccctcacctccacccacctcccttCCACGACCTTTCCGCACCTCCCCCGACCCCATCTCCCCTCACCTTCCCCCAGGGAGATTCCCAGGACGGCTCCCCGGGTTTGGAGGCCTTCCACAGGGCAAAGTCATTCTGAGAACGCTTCTCACTCAGACGGTCTGCCGAGATGCTCAGATCACCTACAGAACAGAAAGACGTAATCAAATCATTAGCACTGTCCACTACAGTAATACGTTATATATACACCAAATGGAGATTCTACGGCTGTGTACTGTAGTGAAAGATGTAGACATATTAAAAATTTGTAGACAAAGTTTCCAGAACCTTCCagagacaaaaaagacaaaacaaaagttcCCCTAAATTGTACACTTTCATGTATGACATATTCCATAATGGCCAGTACACATATTTCACCTTCCCCCTCCTGCAGGGCTTTCTGATCCCCCACCGCCTCAGGGACCAGTTTAGCGTATGCGTGTCCTGAACTGGTGTCAAACTTCACAGTGTCAAAATACACCGACCCGTTGGACTCATACCTGCACAGGTTAGAAAGACAACCGTATTTCACACGTTGGAATGCGCAGGCACTGTGGGAAGGTATCGTGGGTATTTAACATGCATTAAAAGCACAGTACGTTCTCTTGAAAAACAGCACTATACAAACCCATATCCATTGTTGACTATTTTCTTTACAAACTCCACAATCTCTGGCACGTACTCACTGACCCGTGTGAGTACATCAGGAGGGAGAACCTGTCAATCAAGTAATGTCACTAAGCAACCGATTGTTACATCATTCCATCTAGCTGCCACAACCTCTTCAGAAGCAAAAaaatcattacattaaacactaaAGATTGATACATCAAACATAAAAGATCAAGACATCAAACTTAAAAGTCCCACGGTAAATGCCAATACAGACATTTGACGCAAACCTCTCTCTGCCagccaatcaaaaacaaacaggaaatctATTCTGCCTTATACCACAAGCCTAAAAGTgcaaacagtaaacatttccttaaatataaacaatacagTGCTCACATTGAGGGCATCCATGTCTTTGTGAAACTCCCCTTCCCAGTATTTTGGCAACAGTGAGAAAATTGAGTTTTCTGTTACTTGGCTGCCAAACTGGGAATCCAACCACTCAGCCAAAAGGTCCTTGGCTTCTTCAAGTAAAACCTAACAGATACAAAATCAACATCacgtcaagtcaaatttatttatacagcgctCTTTAAAGCGGCTTTGTGACAGCAACTGTTGTAAagatgtccgagtccaagccaagtgcaacagtggcaaggaaaaacgaGATGATAAATAAACTGCGTACACCTTTAAGCAGTATTCTGACATGGACACAATATAAACTGCATACTGAGAGTAGTAAACAACGTATAGAAACATGGGTACCAAgtaaaagttaaagttaaagaaACAGTTCACTGCATTCCTACTAAGACCAAGTCACAAGCAGGCTAAGATCACACACATACCTGAGCCTGACTCTGGATGGTAGCGTCTACAGTGCCGCTCTGCGCTGCCCCCTGTAGGGGAGTCAGCGCAGTCGTCACGGCCGTGTCCAGTCGTTCAAACATCTGCTTCTTATCTGGGTCTGTGGTCTCCGCAAGCTTGGCTTTGAAAGGCTAGaacaccacaacaacaacaaaaaaaataattcatgagCTCTCAAAACTAAACACACGCATACTGATACTGAAAAAGTTTATTAATGACTGATCACTGTTACTATACGACTGTCTCATTCTGTCTACAGCTACTGTAGTGTGATGAAGTTCCACATATGATAACCGTGACAGCTGCTAGATATCAGAAACCACAGGAAATTCATTTCCACAGTCTGACGCTATTAAAAGtttccaaaacaaataaacattcacATGATAAACCAGGCAGCCTCTGACAGGCAATCCAATCGGCCGAGTTCGGACACTCACCTCTCGTGCGGATAAGACGTCCTGCAGTATCTGAGTGGCACTGGGTTTCTTCGCTctgtactgctccagcaggtgagTCTGTCTGGCACGCTTAATGATCTAAAGAGAGCAGCGATCATCGCACGTTAGGACGTTCTTGTCCAAACTCTGTATTTTTGCTTCTCAAGATAAGATTGTCGGGTGTTTTgtggttcagtggttaaggtacttgactttaattggaaggttgctggttcaagtccaaccactgccaagttgccactgttgggcccctgaacaagacccttaaccctcaattactaaagttgtgttcagtcataaatttaaaaagttacttttttggggataaaagcatcagataaatgctgcaaatgtttgtgtatttgagaTCAGCACTGAGCAAATAATGAAGCTAGAAGCCACAACAATTATGCACTTGTAAATTATGCACTCGTAACAATTATGCACTCGTAAAGCTGGGTCAGGTTACAAACAAATGGAAAGCTTAATTGTAGATGTCGACTGACTTTTGATTGTTTGTAGGCCAAAGGAggatttcttttaaataatataGTCAGTATGCAAATCtagaatttacatttaaagctgatgcttttatcaaaaacaacttacaattccgtctgaacacaacttgagcacctgagggttaagggttttgttcaggggctcaacagtggcaacctgacAGCACCgagacttgaactggcaaccttctgattactagtccagtaccttctcACCACTGTAGTCATCAAACCTTATCATCAATGTCAGTGATGTTCATGCAGTAGAAgacatcatatttaaaatagTCCATCAGAATTCTTCGAAGGATGTCAAAAGAAATGTAGGATCTGGAAGGGGACAGGAAACCGCCTCATGGGTAAAGGACTGCCACACGGACTTGCTAACAATCTTGTgtgaatttcatttaaaaactttgtTCTGGCTCCCAAAATGTGGTACAAAAGGTTTTTGTAAGACAACTGAGCAAGTGGTACTTTCAATAATCTCTCTCTGGTACTTTCAATTATCTCTTTTAGGGAAACGACTACGCAAGCAAAAGTGAAATTGAGCTGCAACAGATGAGCGTTTTCTACTTTCTCTTTCATACACCAAAACAAACCTTTAGATATATCCACCAAAGCATCCGCGTGGGTTTACAGGGCAGAGTGGATGCGTTAAACCTTACACTGAGCAATACAGCATTCCTATACGACCATGACAAAGAGTGCAACACAGACTGGTGTAGAGGAGCATGGTGGATTAAGGCAAACGCACAGATCTGGAACATTCACAGAGGACTTTACCTGGCATGGCCCATGTGTGACGCATCATAGACTGTGGGGCCACAGCAGTACCACAGCACTCTGTTGCTATGCTGCGGGATAAACACCTcctaaaaaacagcaaacaccacaGCATGTAGAGAAAGGTGCCAAGTCACTCACTGCTGACCAGACATGAGATGATATGAagataaatactgaaatatgaTTATACTGTAGTATGCCCAACACATAAAACTTTACCCTAAAAAGTATAACATTTATAGGAACTATTTAGAGCACTATAAGacctttaaatatttgtttacacTTGACTACTGCATGgtcacacccgcacacacccacgcacactaTGGGGCACCACTGGTACCAAGGGCAGCAGAGCGGAGAGAGCAGATATGTGTGGACACACCTTGGTCCGAGTCAGGCTGTTGTACAGTCTGAGTTTTGGCTGTTCTGTCCCATCTGGAGGAGACCAGTGAGGCTGGAGACGTTTGCCTTTCGCTGCAGGGCAAAGTGCATCAGTTATTAATTAAATCATTCATTCACTTATATTAGAGTTATGCATTTTATGTCTAAATGTCCATTTCTGTTATGGTGAATAAATGGCCGTGGTTATGGAGGGGACAGCGAGACCTTCATCTCCAGCACCCATGTTGATTATGGTACACGGATGATGGCAGTGGTGGAGATGAGATGTGTCCAGTCCCTCACAAACTCAGACACGTGCAAAGAAAGGTCAGGGAAGCGTGGTGTAGAGAGGTGGTATGCCACAGACTGACAGGAAACGTAAAGCGGCAAAGATGGCGTGTTGGCTGACTGTCGCAGAACAGTGTGTGCACAGCAGCTAGCAGCGTGAGCCAGCGTTATttccacaaagcagcttcacacaCTTTCACCTCATTTACAGAAAGCAGCTGGACTCCAGCCAATCGTGTACAATTGAGACCCACACTactacaacagcaaaaacaggaaGCACTGCCCTCAAAGCAGTGTTCCCTGCCCAGCTCGGTCCAGAATCGACACACCAACCACCATCCACACTCTGCTGCAGGCTGCACACATGCTACATCAGCCTCAGAGTGGGGGCagtcggtctctctctccctctcgctacTCACTGCTGGCGTCTGGCGCCTGGCTGCTCGTTTGGGTCTGGAGGGCGGCTATGTGCTTGTACCAGCGCAGGGCGTGCGCGTGTCGCCGGTCAGGGGGCCCGCGGAGAAGCGCAAACGCTTCCTCGTCGGCGCGCGACGGTGCGTAGCCGGCCAGGTAGCTACGGCTGCACAAGTACTCGTTCAAGGCCTCTAACCTGCGCACGTCCTCCCTTATACACAGCAGGAAGCCATAATCAAAGGCTGGGAAGACAAGagggagcgcacacacacacacacacacacacacacacacacacatccgcagACAGCAGAAAGACCTCAGCCGCTTCTGTGGGGAACAGAAACAAGATGCTGATGGCGTTGTGAGGGGTTGAGGGCAGGTTTCAGGGGATATCAATGTCCAGCCTCACAGAGTAACAGTAATGGCTCAGTCGCAACAGAGCCTCGACTTGACCTGACAAGTATGTGTGCTTTCTTTCTGCAAATTAGTCAGCATGGGATACATAGCTGGCTAGTTATCATTCAGCTTCTGATCAAAGCAGCGATCGTCTAAAACCTTCCAGGTTTCAGGTTCATTAAACTGGGTAATCGATCAGTCGGCTGGTGGGGCAGTCCAGTGACAGGCGAGCTGCGTAGTGACTGGGAATATCAGCGTTTAAAAGGAACAGCAGCACCGAGGCATGTTCGCAATAACGGATGCAGCTGCCCATGCGAGATGTAGCTGGCATTATCAGACATGAAACCTTAGTTAGGATGCAGCTGCCCTGCCATTATCAGACCTGACATCTTAGTATGTAGACACTTTGATTTTGGTTTATGCCGCTGTAAAGAAAATAACCTTGCAGACCTAACGGCAATGTAATCTGGACGCACACACCGTTTTAACTATTCAAATAATTGTGGATTTAACAGAGATTACATACCTTGTTCTCCTGCGCCTGCCATTTTTCGGTAGCCCAGTATCTGATGCAACAGTAACGTGTCCGTAAACCAAAGACTGTGTGATTTCTAAATCATTGACCACAGAACAGGACTGTGCACATGACCTGCAGATCAGACATACGGAACAGAGTTTCCGCCAATAGTTCTGCCTTGTGAAGCGTTTCTTCCTGGTATCTTTAGCCTTGCattgatttcaaaataaaagtaatttattttaaattaataattttacaaaggCCGCAACATATGTtacttaatatatatatatatatatatatatatatatatatatgcatgccaATTTTTccataataaaatatgtaacagACAGGACATCAAATTGTGAATTATTCAACTGGGCCAAGTAATTAGCTGGCCAATTGTTTAATACTATACTGAACATGTTTAAAAGAATACATATTGAAATAAGATTATTATCCATAACTGTTCTATTCCCAATTCTCACAAAACattatatttgtaataaaaggaaaattaaaataatttatttttattatattaaataatattttaatattaaacctctgacatttgaaatatttctgaatttaatttatatttctcAAGCTCAATTCTCTTCTTTTCTGCTTAGATTTTAAGTGTCTAGTTTTCGCTTCAATTTCTGCTTTAAACAATTCAATTGGCATCTGTATCTGCTCTCTCTACActaaaagctgttttatttccTCTTGTTTCCTGTCCCATTGGGTGATTGATAATTCTTGGGCATTGTTGGACATGACAGCATCAGTACAGCTGGAGCTGATGGTGTTGGTGGAGTCAGGGGTGGTGTTGAGGTCTGGGGCCTGCACTGTCAAGCCACGCCGACCCCAGCTCCTGTAATGTCAACATGCGAGTCCTCCCCAGTTATGTCAGGGACTAATGTTGAGCGCTGCTGCACATCTGGTGTTGGTCCACCTCCAGCTGGAGTGTTTTTTAGAGTTctctgctgtttgcttttttaaattgctCCATTTCTTATGGACGTACATTTTTCACGTTTCTGCGCTCCActccttgttttttgtttgttagtttgttttttgtggggaAGTTGTTGTCTTTAATTGTGTGACGTCACCGGACATGTCAGTTCCCTGAAATCCAACATTTGTATCAGCATCGTTAAATTTGGAGGGAGAAGCTAAactaatgttttaaaattaaatcaatttaaatcaaattgaGACAGCTATAGGTAGAACACATAGCACGGATTATTAAAAACCTAACACAACCTTTCCGTCACTCGGCTAATTCAGATAGCTATTTCGTTAGCCGCAGATTCGTTAACGTTCACCGATAAAGTGCCGTTAAAACATTAAGCTCGAGAGCCTTAACTAGTACGACAGACACACCACAACTTAATTCTGCGTGTCGTTAGTTTAAAACTAACTACTACCAACGTAAGGTTTAGGATGGACTTTACACCCCAGTGCTACCTGCATTAGAGCCACACAACAGGTGGGCTACCTGCACTAGAGCCACAGCAGGTGGCTTTTTTCCCCAGTCCAGTAGTTCCTGcagaaaatatgaaacaagTAAAATGCTACATAATTCATTTGGGCAGGTGCAAGGAGGGGCAGAATCAAATGAGTTCACAGACAGAACAGACTTGTATCGCACCT includes:
- the cars1 gene encoding cysteine--tRNA ligase, cytoplasmic isoform X1, which gives rise to MAGAGEQAFDYGFLLCIREDVRRLEALNEYLCSRSYLAGYAPSRADEEAFALLRGPPDRRHAHALRWYKHIAALQTQTSSQAPDASTKGKRLQPHWSPPDGTEQPKLRLYNSLTRTKEVFIPQHSNRVLWYCCGPTVYDASHMGHARSYISFDILRRILMDYFKYDVFYCMNITDIDDKIIKRARQTHLLEQYRAKKPSATQILQDVLSAREPFKAKLAETTDPDKKQMFERLDTAVTTALTPLQGAAQSGTVDATIQSQAQVLLEEAKDLLAEWLDSQFGSQVTENSIFSLLPKYWEGEFHKDMDALNVLPPDVLTRVSEYVPEIVEFVKKIVNNGYGYESNGSVYFDTVKFDTSSGHAYAKLVPEAVGDQKALQEGEGDLSISADRLSEKRSQNDFALWKASKPGEPSWESPWGKGRPGWHIECSAMAGSILGSSMDIHGGGFDLRFPHHDNELAQSEAYFENDHWVRYFLHTGHLTIAGCKMSKSLKNFITIKDALARHTARQLRLAFLMHSWKDTLDYSINTMESAIQYEKFMNEFFLNVKDILRTPTDFTGQFEKWAVEEVELNKSFYEKKEAVHEALCDNIDTRSALEEMRTLVGQSNSYMATRKAAKLLPNRVLLQSIARYLTHMFQTFGAIEGTEPIGFPVGTNGQNVDLESTVMPYLNVLADFREGVRKIAREQKVTEVLQLCDTVRDDVLPELGVRMEDHEGLRTVLKLVDRETLLKEREEKKMLEEEKKKKKEKALRKKRDEEMAKQAKMKVPPSEMFRSETEKYSSFDDTGFPTRDAEGKEISKGQAKKLRKLYEAQEKLYNEYLQSNQNGS